A region of Massilia sp. WG5 DNA encodes the following proteins:
- a CDS encoding IS3 family transposase (programmed frameshift) — MTKYDERFKLKIVQEYLVKRRGSKTLARKYGCQRSSVEHWVSLYRVHGKDGLKKKHSSYSAEFKLSVLQHMWDNELSFGQTAAAFNIRNHAAVGIWERSYREGGFDALIARPRGRPKQMSAPTTKPEPSPDDEKCTRDELLAELNQLRMENAYLKKLRALSSQAEGDAADKAQIVQELRQQYPLAGLLAFAGLARSTFYYQLKTRQASDKHQQLKTIIRSVFARHKGRYGYRRVTAAIRQTGTLVNHKTVQRLMTVLGLKSLVRPKRYRSFKGEIGHAAPHELQRKFTAAGPNQKWVTDVTEFNVAGEKLYLSPILDLYNGEIVAFETSRRPAFDLVSSMLKKALRKLSPQDKPMLHSDQGWQYRMPAYQRILRKRGLVQSMSRKGNCLDNATMESFFAVLKSECFYLNKFANIDVLQVELTRYIRYYNHDRIKLKLKGLSPVQYRTQALAA, encoded by the exons GATTGTCCAGGAATACTTGGTCAAGCGAAGGGGCAGCAAGACCTTAGCGAGGAAGTACGGTTGTCAACGTTCATCTGTAGAGCACTGGGTCAGCTTGTATCGTGTGCATGGCAAGGACGGACTCAAGAAGAAGCACAGCTCGTATAGTGCGGAGTTCAAGCTGTCGGTGCTGCAGCACATGTGGGACAATGAGCTGTCATTCGGCCAAACAGCAGCTGCTTTCAATATCCGCAATCACGCAGCGGTAGGCATATGGGAGCGCAGTTATCGAGAAGGCGGTTTCGACGCACTGATAGCACGCCCACGAGGAAGGCCCAAGCAGATGTCTGCTCCAACAACAAAACCAGAGCCGTCGCCCGACGATGAAAAGTGTACTCGCGACGAGTTGTTGGCCGAGTTGAATCAGCTGCGCATGGAGAATGCGTACCTAAAAAAGTTGCGAGCCTTA TCAAGCCAAGCAGAAGGCGACGCCGCCGACAAAGCGCAAATAGTGCAGGAACTAAGGCAGCAGTATCCGCTTGCGGGTTTGCTTGCGTTCGCCGGGCTGGCTCGCAGCACGTTCTACTACCAACTCAAGACGCGGCAAGCGAGCGATAAACATCAGCAGCTCAAGACCATAATCCGATCCGTTTTCGCCCGTCACAAGGGTCGTTACGGTTATCGGCGTGTCACCGCAGCCATTCGTCAGACAGGAACGCTCGTCAACCATAAGACCGTACAGCGATTGATGACGGTGTTGGGATTGAAGTCATTGGTGCGCCCCAAGAGATATCGCTCGTTCAAAGGAGAGATAGGTCACGCTGCACCTCACGAGTTACAACGCAAATTCACAGCTGCAGGTCCGAACCAGAAGTGGGTGACGGACGTTACCGAGTTCAACGTCGCTGGCGAGAAACTGTACCTTTCGCCAATCCTGGACCTATACAACGGTGAAATCGTGGCCTTCGAAACATCCCGGCGCCCTGCATTCGACCTGGTGAGTTCGATGCTCAAGAAGGCATTGCGCAAGCTTTCGCCACAGGATAAACCCATGCTGCACTCCGACCAGGGATGGCAGTATCGTATGCCAGCCTACCAACGCATTCTTCGGAAACGCGGGCTCGTGCAGAGCATGTCACGCAAAGGGAACTGCCTCGACAACGCGACCATGGAAAGCTTCTTCGCCGTGCTCAAGTCCGAGTGCTTCTACCTGAACAAATTCGCCAACATCGACGTCCTGCAGGTTGAACTGACCCGCTACATCCGCTATTACAATCACGACCGTATCAAGCTCAAACTAAAAGGCCTGAGTCCTGTTCAGTACAGGACTCAGGCCTTGGCCGCTTAA
- the aceE gene encoding pyruvate dehydrogenase (acetyl-transferring), homodimeric type, translating to MSAQLDQLTAQAANDPDTLETKEWLDALEAVIEFEGTDRAHYLLERLVDLARRRGAQMPFSSNTAYVNTIPAHLEEHCPGNLEYEERLRSWMRWNAMAMVVKANRADGDLGGHLSSFASLANMLGIGFNHFWKAPSAEHGGDLLYIQGHSSPGVYARAFLEGRLTEEQLLNFRREVDGKGLSSYPHPKLMPNFWQFPTVSMGLGPLMAIYQARFLKYLNARGIAETDGRKVWVFCGDGEMDEPESMGAIGMAARERLDNLVMVVNCNLQRLDGPVRGNGKIIQELEADFRGAGWNVVKVIWGPGWDTLLAKDKDGILQRVMMETVDGEYQNYKAKDGAYVRKHFFGKHPELLKMVANMTDDDIWRLTRGGHDPHKIYAAFKNAQENKGSPTVLLVKTVKGFGMGKSGEARNTAHQTKKLDDEAIREMRDRFAIPIPDDKLAEIPFFKPSDDAPEIKYLHERRAALGGYLPSRREQADEKLPVPPLETFKAVLEPTAAGREISTTQAYVRVITALLKDKEIGQRIVPILVDESRTFGMEGLFRQIGIFNQQGQLYEPVDKDQVMYYREDKAGQILQEGINEAGGMCSWIAAATSYSSNNRVMIPFYTFYSMFGMQRVGDLVWLAGDIRARGFLMGGTAGRTTLNGEGLQHEDGHSHVIAATVPNCLPYDPTYGHEVAVIIQDGLKRMVEKQEDVFYYITIMNENYEQPGLKPGTEEGILKGMYLLKEGDKSAANRVQLMGSGTILRESEFAAELLKNDWNVAADVWSCPSLTLLARDGQDADRWNLTHPLEEARLPYVTQLLKDTQGPIVATTDYMRMFAEQIRAYIPNGRTYKVLGTDGFGRSDSRVKLREFFEVNRYYITVAALKSLAEEGKIPAQVVQDAIAKYGIDPNKPNPVTQ from the coding sequence ATGTCAGCTCAACTCGACCAGTTGACGGCCCAGGCCGCCAATGACCCGGATACGCTCGAGACCAAGGAATGGCTCGACGCGCTCGAAGCAGTCATCGAATTCGAAGGCACCGATCGCGCCCACTACCTGCTGGAGCGCCTGGTCGACCTGGCTCGCCGCCGTGGCGCCCAGATGCCGTTCTCCAGCAACACCGCCTACGTGAACACCATCCCGGCGCACCTCGAAGAGCACTGCCCGGGCAACCTCGAATACGAAGAGCGCCTGCGCTCCTGGATGCGCTGGAACGCCATGGCGATGGTCGTCAAGGCCAACCGCGCCGACGGCGACCTGGGCGGCCACCTGTCGTCCTTCGCTTCGCTGGCCAACATGCTGGGCATCGGCTTCAACCACTTCTGGAAAGCCCCGAGCGCCGAACACGGCGGCGACCTGCTGTACATCCAGGGTCACTCCTCGCCGGGCGTCTACGCGCGCGCCTTCCTGGAAGGCCGCCTGACCGAAGAACAGCTGCTGAACTTCCGCCGTGAAGTCGACGGCAAGGGCCTGTCTTCGTACCCGCACCCGAAACTGATGCCGAACTTCTGGCAGTTCCCGACCGTCTCGATGGGCCTGGGTCCGCTGATGGCGATCTACCAGGCGCGCTTCCTGAAGTACCTGAACGCGCGCGGCATCGCCGAAACCGACGGCCGCAAGGTCTGGGTCTTCTGCGGCGACGGCGAGATGGACGAGCCGGAATCGATGGGCGCGATCGGCATGGCCGCGCGCGAACGGCTCGACAACCTGGTCATGGTCGTCAACTGCAACCTGCAGCGCCTGGACGGTCCGGTGCGCGGCAACGGCAAGATCATCCAGGAACTCGAAGCCGACTTCCGCGGCGCCGGCTGGAACGTCGTCAAGGTCATCTGGGGCCCGGGCTGGGACACCCTGCTGGCCAAGGACAAGGACGGCATCCTGCAGCGCGTGATGATGGAAACCGTCGACGGCGAATACCAGAACTACAAGGCCAAGGACGGCGCCTACGTGCGCAAGCACTTCTTCGGCAAGCACCCCGAGCTGCTGAAGATGGTCGCCAACATGACCGACGACGACATCTGGCGCCTGACCCGCGGCGGCCACGATCCGCACAAGATCTACGCCGCCTTCAAGAACGCCCAGGAAAACAAGGGCTCGCCGACCGTCCTGCTGGTCAAGACCGTCAAGGGCTTCGGCATGGGCAAGTCGGGCGAGGCGCGCAACACCGCGCACCAGACCAAGAAGCTGGACGATGAAGCCATCCGCGAGATGCGCGACCGCTTCGCGATCCCGATCCCGGACGACAAGCTGGCCGAGATCCCGTTCTTCAAGCCGTCCGACGACGCGCCCGAGATCAAGTACCTGCACGAGCGCCGCGCGGCCCTCGGCGGCTACCTGCCGTCGCGCCGCGAACAGGCCGACGAGAAGCTGCCGGTGCCGCCGCTGGAAACCTTCAAGGCCGTGCTGGAGCCGACCGCCGCCGGCCGCGAGATCTCGACCACCCAGGCCTACGTGCGTGTCATCACCGCACTGCTGAAGGACAAGGAAATCGGCCAGCGCATCGTGCCGATCCTGGTCGACGAATCGCGTACCTTCGGTATGGAAGGCCTGTTCCGCCAGATCGGCATCTTCAACCAGCAGGGCCAGCTGTACGAACCGGTCGACAAGGACCAGGTGATGTACTACCGCGAAGACAAGGCCGGCCAGATCCTGCAGGAAGGCATCAACGAAGCGGGCGGCATGTGCTCGTGGATCGCCGCGGCGACGTCCTACTCGTCGAACAACCGCGTGATGATCCCGTTCTACACCTTCTACTCGATGTTCGGCATGCAGCGCGTCGGCGACCTGGTCTGGCTGGCGGGCGACATCCGCGCCCGCGGCTTCCTGATGGGCGGCACCGCCGGCCGCACCACGCTGAACGGCGAAGGCCTGCAGCACGAGGACGGCCACAGCCACGTCATCGCGGCCACGGTCCCGAACTGCCTGCCGTACGACCCGACCTACGGCCACGAAGTGGCGGTGATCATCCAGGACGGCCTGAAGCGCATGGTGGAGAAGCAGGAAGACGTCTTCTACTACATCACCATCATGAACGAGAACTACGAGCAGCCGGGCCTGAAGCCGGGTACCGAAGAGGGCATCCTCAAGGGCATGTACCTGCTCAAGGAAGGCGACAAGTCCGCCGCCAACCGCGTCCAGCTGATGGGCTCGGGCACGATCCTGCGCGAGTCGGAGTTCGCCGCCGAGCTGCTGAAGAACGACTGGAACGTCGCTGCCGACGTCTGGTCCTGCCCGTCGCTGACCCTGCTGGCCCGCGACGGCCAGGACGCCGACCGCTGGAACCTGACGCACCCGCTGGAAGAAGCACGCCTGCCGTACGTGACCCAGCTGCTGAAGGACACCCAGGGCCCGATCGTCGCGACCACCGACTACATGCGCATGTTCGCCGAGCAGATCCGTGCCTACATTCCGAACGGCCGCACCTATAAAGTGCTGGGCACCGACGGCTTCGGCCGCTCGGATTCGCGCGTCAAGCTGCGCGAGTTCTTCGAGGTGAACCGCTACTACATCACGGTCGCCGCGCTGAAGTCCCTGGCCGAGGAAGGCAAGATCCCGGCGCAAGTCGTGCAGGACGCGATCGCGAAGTACGGCATCGATCCGAACAAGCCGAATCCTGTGACCCAGTAA
- the aceF gene encoding dihydrolipoyllysine-residue acetyltransferase, which yields MSIVEVKVPDIGDFKEVEVIELLVKPGDTIKVDQSLVTVESDKASMEIPSSHAGVVKEIKVKVGDKVAEGSVVLMLEEAEGAAPAPVAAPAPAAAPAAAPSAPAAAAPAASGGIVEVTVPDIGDFKEVEVIEVMVKPGDQIKVEQSLITVESDKASMEIPSSHAGTVKEIKVKVGDKVAKGSLVLLVETTGAAAAPAPAAAAPSAAAAPAAASASAPAAAPAPAAAPAAASGPAPSFASAHASPSVRKFARELGVDLGKVKGTGPKGRITQQDVQGFVKGVMAAGPTAAPAAAAGGGMGMNLLPWPSLDFSKFGPTEVQPLSRIKKISGPNLHRNWVMIPHVTHFEEADVTDLEAFRVDSNAAYAKAKSPVKLTMLAFVIKASVAALKKFPAFNASLDEPNGALILKQYYNIGFAADTPNGLVVPVIKDADKKSVSQIATEMGELSAQAREGKLSPANMQGATFTISSLGGIGGTNFTPIINAPEVAILGLSKSAMKPVWDGSTFQPRLMQPIALSYDHRVIDGAGAARFAAYLADVLADLRKTLL from the coding sequence ATGAGCATTGTGGAAGTCAAAGTCCCCGACATCGGCGACTTCAAGGAAGTGGAAGTGATCGAACTGCTGGTCAAGCCGGGCGACACCATCAAGGTCGACCAGTCGCTGGTCACGGTGGAATCGGACAAGGCCAGCATGGAGATCCCCTCCAGCCATGCCGGCGTCGTCAAGGAAATCAAGGTCAAGGTCGGCGACAAGGTCGCCGAAGGTTCGGTGGTGCTGATGTTGGAAGAGGCCGAAGGCGCCGCTCCGGCGCCGGTCGCCGCTCCGGCGCCAGCCGCCGCGCCGGCCGCCGCGCCGAGCGCACCCGCGGCAGCCGCCCCGGCTGCATCGGGCGGCATCGTCGAAGTCACCGTGCCGGACATCGGCGACTTCAAGGAAGTCGAAGTCATCGAAGTGATGGTCAAGCCGGGCGACCAGATCAAGGTCGAACAGTCCCTGATCACGGTCGAATCGGACAAGGCGAGCATGGAGATCCCGTCCAGCCACGCCGGTACCGTCAAGGAAATCAAGGTCAAGGTGGGCGACAAGGTCGCCAAGGGTTCGCTGGTGCTGCTGGTCGAAACGACTGGCGCCGCCGCCGCTCCGGCGCCTGCCGCGGCCGCACCGTCGGCTGCCGCCGCACCTGCAGCAGCATCGGCATCCGCCCCTGCCGCCGCTCCGGCCCCTGCCGCCGCGCCGGCCGCAGCATCCGGTCCGGCGCCGTCCTTCGCCAGCGCCCACGCCTCGCCGTCGGTGCGCAAGTTCGCCCGCGAACTGGGCGTCGACCTGGGCAAGGTCAAGGGCACCGGTCCGAAAGGCCGCATCACCCAGCAGGACGTGCAGGGCTTCGTCAAGGGCGTGATGGCCGCCGGCCCGACCGCCGCACCGGCAGCCGCCGCCGGTGGTGGCATGGGCATGAACCTGCTGCCGTGGCCGTCGCTGGACTTCAGCAAGTTCGGCCCGACGGAAGTCCAGCCGCTCTCGCGCATCAAGAAGATCAGCGGTCCGAACCTGCACCGCAACTGGGTCATGATCCCGCACGTCACGCACTTCGAAGAAGCCGACGTGACCGACCTGGAAGCCTTCCGCGTCGACTCCAACGCCGCGTACGCGAAAGCCAAGTCGCCGGTCAAGCTGACCATGCTGGCCTTCGTGATCAAGGCGTCGGTCGCCGCGCTGAAGAAGTTCCCGGCGTTTAACGCCTCGCTGGACGAGCCGAACGGCGCGCTGATCCTGAAGCAGTACTACAACATCGGCTTCGCCGCCGACACCCCGAACGGCCTGGTGGTCCCGGTGATCAAGGATGCGGACAAGAAGTCGGTCTCGCAGATCGCCACCGAGATGGGCGAGCTGTCCGCGCAGGCGCGCGAAGGCAAGCTGTCGCCGGCCAACATGCAGGGCGCCACCTTCACCATCTCCTCGCTGGGCGGCATCGGCGGCACCAACTTCACGCCGATCATCAACGCACCGGAAGTCGCGATCCTTGGCCTGTCCAAGTCGGCGATGAAGCCGGTGTGGGACGGCTCGACCTTCCAGCCGCGCCTGATGCAGCCGATCGCCCTGTCCTACGATCACCGCGTGATCGACGGCGCCGGCGCGGCCCGCTTTGCCGCTTACCTGGCCGACGTCCTGGCCGACCTGCGCAAGACGCTGCTGTAA
- the lpdA gene encoding dihydrolipoyl dehydrogenase, whose protein sequence is MSTVEVKVPNIGDFKEVEIIELMVKPGDTIKVDQSLVTVESDKASMEIPSSHAGTVKELKVKVGDKVGEGSLLLVLDESGAGAAPAAAPAAASDKPAAQIGAQAVAPTAAAAPTDSYAPAHKLDAAAPNAVPAPNASSYSGQVDVECEMMVLGAGPGGYSAAFRSADLGMNTVLVEKYATLGGVCLNVGCIPSKALLHVAHIMDETAHMADIGVSFAKPQVDIDKLRAYKDGVIKTMTGGLAGMAKGRKVNVVQGVGRFLSPNHIEVTAADGGKKVVQFQKAIIAAGSAVVKLPFVPEDPRIVDSTGALELRQVPKRMLVIGGGIIGLEMATVYSTLGARIDVVEMMDGLMQGADREAVKVWQKYNAHRFDNIMLKTKTVGVEALPEGIKVSFEAAEAGQPAPAAQVYDLVLVAVGRSPNGKKIGAEAAGVAVTDRGFIPVDGQMRTNVPHIFAIGDLVGQPMLAHKAVHEAHVAAEAAHGEKAFFDAKVIPSVAYTDPEVAWVGLTEDEAKAKGIKVEKGHFPWAASGRAVANGRSEGFTKLLFDAETHRIVGGTIVGTSAGDMIGEIALAIEMGADGVDIGKTIHPHPTLGESIGMAAEVYKGVCTDLPAPRKR, encoded by the coding sequence ATGAGCACCGTTGAAGTCAAAGTCCCGAATATCGGCGATTTCAAGGAAGTCGAAATCATCGAGCTGATGGTCAAGCCGGGCGACACCATCAAGGTCGACCAGTCGCTGGTGACCGTGGAGTCCGACAAGGCCAGCATGGAGATCCCGTCCAGCCACGCCGGCACGGTCAAGGAGCTGAAGGTCAAGGTCGGCGACAAGGTGGGCGAAGGCTCGCTGCTGCTGGTCCTGGACGAATCCGGCGCCGGCGCAGCGCCGGCTGCTGCACCCGCAGCCGCATCGGACAAGCCGGCCGCCCAAATCGGCGCACAGGCAGTCGCGCCGACCGCCGCCGCCGCGCCGACCGACTCCTACGCACCGGCCCACAAGCTGGACGCCGCCGCGCCGAACGCCGTCCCGGCCCCGAACGCCTCGAGCTACAGCGGCCAGGTCGACGTCGAGTGCGAGATGATGGTGCTGGGCGCGGGCCCGGGCGGCTACTCGGCCGCCTTCCGCTCCGCGGACCTCGGCATGAACACCGTGCTGGTCGAGAAGTACGCGACCCTGGGCGGCGTCTGCCTGAACGTCGGCTGCATCCCGTCCAAGGCGCTGCTGCACGTGGCGCACATCATGGACGAGACCGCGCACATGGCCGACATCGGCGTGTCCTTCGCCAAGCCGCAGGTCGACATCGACAAGCTGCGCGCCTACAAGGATGGCGTCATCAAGACCATGACCGGCGGCCTGGCCGGCATGGCCAAGGGCCGCAAGGTGAATGTGGTGCAGGGCGTGGGCAGGTTCCTTAGCCCGAACCACATCGAGGTGACCGCAGCCGACGGCGGCAAGAAAGTCGTCCAGTTCCAGAAGGCGATCATCGCGGCCGGTTCCGCGGTCGTGAAGCTGCCTTTCGTACCGGAAGATCCGCGCATCGTCGACTCGACCGGCGCGCTGGAGCTGCGCCAGGTGCCGAAGCGCATGCTGGTCATCGGCGGCGGCATCATCGGCCTGGAAATGGCGACCGTGTACTCGACCCTGGGTGCGCGCATCGACGTGGTCGAGATGATGGACGGCCTGATGCAGGGCGCGGACCGCGAGGCCGTCAAGGTCTGGCAGAAGTACAACGCGCACCGCTTCGACAACATCATGTTGAAGACCAAGACCGTCGGCGTGGAAGCGCTGCCGGAGGGCATCAAGGTGAGCTTCGAAGCCGCCGAAGCGGGCCAGCCGGCGCCGGCAGCCCAGGTCTACGACCTGGTGCTGGTGGCCGTGGGCCGCAGCCCGAACGGCAAGAAGATCGGCGCGGAAGCTGCCGGCGTCGCCGTCACCGACCGCGGATTCATCCCGGTCGACGGCCAGATGCGCACCAACGTCCCGCACATCTTCGCGATCGGCGACCTGGTGGGCCAGCCCATGCTGGCGCACAAGGCCGTGCATGAAGCGCACGTGGCCGCCGAAGCCGCGCACGGCGAGAAGGCCTTCTTCGACGCCAAGGTGATCCCGTCGGTGGCCTATACCGATCCGGAAGTGGCATGGGTCGGCCTGACCGAAGACGAAGCGAAAGCCAAGGGCATCAAGGTCGAGAAGGGCCACTTCCCGTGGGCCGCTTCCGGCCGCGCCGTGGCCAACGGCCGTTCGGAAGGCTTCACCAAGCTGCTGTTCGACGCCGAGACCCACCGCATCGTCGGCGGCACCATCGTCGGCACCAGCGCCGGCGACATGATCGGCGAGATCGCGCTGGCGATCGAGATGGGCGCGGACGGCGTGGATATTGGCAAGACCATCCACCCGCACCCGACCCTGGGCGAGTCGATCGGCATGGCGGCCGAAGTCTACAAAGGCGTCTGCACCGATTTGCCGGCGCCGCGCAAGCGCTGA